One window from the genome of Anaerolineales bacterium encodes:
- a CDS encoding heterodisulfide reductase-related iron-sulfur binding cluster: METKLSTDLADRIREATGENVFLCYHCVKCTSGCPLMEHFDMGPNQVMRAAQLGMEDLIFESKSPWLCASCQTCTTRCPQGIDIARVMDFIVGEAMAKGIKPKVPEVALFNKVFLRDVDLLGRSYELGLMVEMNMRTKQPFKDVDLGLDMIKHGKIAFLPSVIRKRKPKTKESPPEREANEVGYYPGCSLHSLAREFNLSALATLEALDRVPVEPKNWICCGSSPAHRVDHELSVQLPLESLALYEMEGVNEVTLPCAMCFNRFKAAAREMRLDPELKKEVDRELGYEYQDSLAISSLLDYVVENVGLEAVAERVEKPLEGLKIACYYGCLLTRPPEITGSKEPEYPMAMDRLMKVLGAEPIDWDRKVSCCGASLSLTATEIVLEMSAEILENARARGADLLAVACPMCHANIDGRQAQMDITQPTPALYFTQLMALAFGMPEEAALKFNMVDPRPLLKERGLL; the protein is encoded by the coding sequence ATGGAAACCAAACTCAGCACCGATCTGGCCGACCGTATCCGCGAAGCCACAGGCGAGAACGTGTTTCTCTGCTATCACTGCGTGAAATGCACCTCTGGCTGTCCCCTGATGGAACACTTCGACATGGGCCCCAATCAGGTCATGCGCGCCGCGCAGTTGGGTATGGAAGACCTGATCTTCGAGAGTAAATCGCCCTGGCTGTGCGCCTCCTGCCAGACCTGCACCACGCGCTGCCCGCAGGGCATCGATATCGCCCGCGTGATGGACTTCATCGTCGGCGAGGCGATGGCCAAAGGCATCAAACCCAAGGTGCCCGAAGTCGCCCTGTTCAACAAGGTATTTCTGCGCGACGTCGACCTGCTGGGCCGTTCTTACGAACTGGGCCTGATGGTAGAAATGAACATGCGCACCAAGCAGCCTTTCAAGGACGTCGACCTGGGGCTGGATATGATCAAACACGGTAAGATCGCCTTCCTGCCCTCGGTGATCCGTAAACGCAAACCCAAGACGAAAGAATCCCCGCCGGAACGGGAGGCCAACGAGGTCGGGTATTACCCCGGCTGCTCTTTACATTCCCTGGCCAGGGAATTCAACCTTTCCGCCCTGGCGACACTGGAAGCACTCGATCGAGTGCCCGTAGAACCGAAGAATTGGATTTGCTGCGGATCTTCGCCCGCCCACCGTGTGGACCACGAACTTTCGGTGCAGCTGCCGCTCGAAAGCCTGGCGCTGTACGAGATGGAAGGCGTAAACGAAGTCACCCTGCCCTGCGCCATGTGCTTCAACCGCTTCAAGGCCGCGGCGCGCGAAATGCGCCTCGATCCTGAATTGAAAAAAGAGGTCGATCGAGAACTGGGTTACGAGTATCAAGACAGTCTGGCGATCTCGTCACTTTTGGATTACGTCGTCGAGAATGTCGGTCTGGAGGCCGTCGCCGAGCGTGTCGAAAAGCCGCTGGAGGGGCTGAAGATCGCCTGCTACTACGGCTGCCTGCTCACGCGCCCTCCAGAAATCACCGGCTCGAAGGAACCCGAATACCCCATGGCCATGGACCGTTTGATGAAGGTCCTGGGTGCAGAACCCATCGACTGGGACCGCAAGGTGTCATGCTGCGGCGCTTCACTTTCCCTGACCGCCACTGAGATCGTGCTCGAGATGAGCGCCGAGATTCTGGAGAACGCCCGCGCCCGCGGCGCCGATCTGCTGGCCGTGGCCTGCCCGATGTGCCACGCCAACATCGACGGGCGGCAGGCGCAGATGGATATCACGCAACCCACGCCGGCGCTGTACTTCACGCAGCTCATGGCGCTGGCTTTCGGCATGCCTGAAGAAGCCGCGCTGAAGTTCAACATGGTAGACCCACGGCCGCTGTTGAAAGAGCGAGGTTTGCTATAG
- the pstA gene encoding phosphate ABC transporter permease PstA has product MNRRMIEEKFFKGLMFASLLIVLGSLAMIFLTVLKHGLPALNLAMLTQTPKGGYYLGREGGILNAIVGSLCLAGGATMIAFLVGFHVAIYLHFYATRRRTAEVVRLSMDVLWGIPSIVYGAFAFILMLWLGVRASLLGGILALACLELPILTRGMDEAFTMVPSELKEASYGLGATKIETAVKVVIRQTAPVLLTATLLAFGRGIGDAASVLFTAGFTDRLPDSLFRPAASLPLAVFFQLATPFPAVQQRAYASALVLTALILVISVFSRALANKMKKHIIR; this is encoded by the coding sequence ATGAATCGACGAATGATCGAGGAGAAATTCTTCAAGGGCTTGATGTTCGCATCGTTGTTGATCGTACTCGGCAGCCTGGCGATGATCTTCCTGACGGTTCTCAAACACGGCTTGCCGGCACTGAATCTGGCGATGCTGACTCAGACGCCCAAAGGTGGATACTATCTCGGGAGGGAAGGCGGTATCCTCAACGCAATTGTCGGCTCCCTCTGTCTCGCGGGGGGAGCCACAATGATCGCCTTTCTCGTTGGTTTCCACGTCGCCATCTACCTGCATTTCTACGCCACGCGCAGACGAACAGCGGAAGTCGTGCGGCTCTCGATGGACGTACTCTGGGGGATACCCAGCATCGTCTACGGCGCCTTTGCTTTCATCTTGATGCTTTGGCTGGGAGTCCGGGCGTCGCTGTTAGGAGGCATATTGGCACTCGCTTGTCTCGAGCTGCCCATTCTGACCCGGGGTATGGACGAAGCCTTTACGATGGTACCGTCGGAATTGAAGGAGGCTTCCTATGGGCTCGGCGCCACAAAGATCGAGACGGCAGTGAAAGTAGTCATTCGCCAGACGGCCCCGGTGCTTCTGACGGCCACCCTCCTTGCTTTCGGCAGGGGTATCGGCGATGCGGCATCCGTACTTTTCACGGCGGGCTTTACCGATCGGCTGCCGGATTCGCTTTTCCGGCCGGCAGCGTCGCTGCCACTGGCGGTTTTCTTTCAACTGGCAACTCCTTTCCCCGCCGTGCAGCAGCGCGCCTACGCCTCCGCACTCGTACTTACGGCACTCATCCTTGTCATCAGCGTCTTTTCCCGCGCCCTGGCAAACAAGATGAAAAAACATATCATTCGCTAG
- a CDS encoding aldehyde ferredoxin oxidoreductase C-terminal domain-containing protein, with amino-acid sequence MELEKIKAAHRRLAVYEYEKRPVEHGYANRTLAIDLSTNAISEKPVTQQMKDVFTGGRGFALRLLWNAVDGDTRWDDPENALVIAGGPIGGITTYPGSGKSTVVTISPLTHSVIDSNVGGHFGPYLKFSGFDALEICGKAEKDVIVVIDGDAGRVTIEEAPLEELNTHLLGEQLAGMYAQDDRDKKNLSVISTGQAARHIRYACLNVSWYDPQRKEMRVKQAGRGGTGRVFRDKKLKGIVVRYSDLDSTSNNPADIALLHKAGERINKEIIAFDDAQNQMRKIGTPYLVEIMDHFDLLPVHNFRFGSHPESPKIDSTVWKSTFTQDVFDGCWVGCTLSCAHAVDHFHLRTGPYAGEVVIVDGPEYETVAGLGSNIGVFDPLAIIEMNFYADTYGIDTISLADSIAFAMECYAAGVLTEEHTGGLALEWGDAEAALELIHQMANGEGFGAVIGQGVRYMKKYFADNFGADPDYLQDIGMENKGLEFSEYVTKESLAQQGGYAMTLKGAQHDEAWLIFMDQIHKLFPTFEDKAEALHYFPMWRTWFSLHGLCKLPWNDITPENNAETDEPGKVPEHVENYTWLYEGLTGTSVTGEDLVRQSERVYNFQRIFNLKLGFGTRRHDYPPYRAMGPVTVEEYESRAERYDGQLKELGIGIEGLSTEEKMAKLRAQREARYEQLMDAVYERRGWDKDGVPTLEIVKQLGIDFPDVVELIEQHK; translated from the coding sequence ATGGAATTGGAAAAAATCAAAGCCGCACACCGCAGGTTGGCTGTATATGAGTACGAGAAACGACCTGTAGAGCACGGCTACGCCAACCGCACGCTGGCGATCGATCTTTCCACCAACGCTATTTCCGAAAAACCCGTGACGCAGCAGATGAAGGACGTGTTTACCGGCGGGCGCGGTTTCGCCCTCCGGCTGCTGTGGAACGCGGTGGATGGGGACACGCGCTGGGACGATCCCGAGAACGCGCTGGTCATCGCCGGTGGCCCGATCGGCGGCATCACGACCTATCCCGGATCGGGGAAATCGACGGTGGTCACCATCTCCCCGCTGACCCATTCGGTGATCGACAGCAACGTCGGCGGCCATTTTGGGCCTTACCTGAAATTCTCCGGCTTCGATGCCTTGGAAATCTGCGGAAAGGCCGAGAAGGATGTCATCGTCGTGATCGACGGCGATGCGGGCAGGGTGACCATCGAGGAAGCCCCGCTGGAGGAGCTGAACACCCATCTCCTCGGGGAGCAGCTGGCGGGGATGTATGCGCAGGACGATCGGGATAAGAAGAATCTGTCCGTTATATCGACGGGCCAGGCTGCGCGTCACATCCGCTACGCCTGCCTCAACGTAAGTTGGTACGATCCGCAGCGAAAAGAGATGCGGGTGAAGCAGGCCGGGCGAGGCGGGACGGGACGCGTCTTCCGCGACAAGAAACTGAAAGGAATCGTCGTCCGCTACAGCGATTTGGACAGCACGAGCAACAACCCGGCGGACATAGCGCTGCTCCATAAGGCTGGGGAGCGCATCAACAAGGAGATCATCGCCTTCGACGATGCGCAGAACCAGATGCGCAAGATTGGCACGCCTTACCTGGTCGAGATCATGGATCACTTCGACCTGCTGCCGGTGCACAATTTCCGCTTCGGTTCGCATCCCGAGTCGCCGAAGATCGATTCGACGGTGTGGAAATCGACGTTCACCCAGGACGTGTTCGACGGCTGCTGGGTGGGCTGCACGCTGTCCTGCGCGCACGCCGTGGACCATTTCCATCTGCGTACGGGACCGTACGCCGGCGAGGTGGTGATCGTGGACGGGCCGGAGTACGAGACCGTGGCCGGTTTGGGCTCTAACATCGGGGTATTCGACCCGCTGGCGATCATCGAGATGAATTTCTACGCCGATACCTACGGCATCGACACGATCAGCCTGGCCGATTCGATCGCTTTTGCCATGGAGTGTTACGCCGCAGGCGTCCTCACCGAGGAACACACCGGCGGCCTGGCCCTGGAATGGGGAGACGCCGAAGCGGCACTCGAGCTGATCCACCAGATGGCCAACGGCGAGGGTTTCGGCGCCGTCATCGGACAGGGCGTGCGCTACATGAAAAAGTACTTCGCCGATAACTTCGGCGCCGATCCCGATTATCTGCAGGACATCGGTATGGAGAACAAAGGCCTGGAATTCTCGGAGTACGTCACCAAGGAATCGCTGGCGCAGCAGGGCGGCTACGCCATGACGCTGAAAGGCGCGCAGCACGACGAGGCCTGGTTGATCTTCATGGACCAGATTCACAAACTGTTTCCGACCTTCGAGGACAAGGCCGAAGCGCTGCACTACTTCCCCATGTGGCGCACCTGGTTCAGCCTGCACGGGTTGTGCAAGCTGCCCTGGAATGACATCACGCCGGAGAACAATGCCGAGACGGACGAGCCCGGCAAGGTCCCCGAGCACGTCGAGAACTACACCTGGCTCTACGAGGGACTCACCGGCACGTCGGTGACCGGAGAGGATCTGGTGCGTCAATCCGAGCGTGTGTACAACTTCCAGCGCATCTTCAATTTGAAGCTGGGCTTCGGCACGCGCCGGCACGATTATCCACCCTACCGCGCCATGGGTCCGGTGACGGTGGAGGAGTACGAATCGCGCGCCGAGCGCTACGACGGGCAGCTCAAGGAATTGGGGATCGGCATCGAGGGGCTATCGACCGAGGAGAAGATGGCCAAACTGCGCGCACAGCGAGAGGCGCGCTACGAGCAGTTGATGGACGCCGTCTACGAGCGCCGCGGCTGGGACAAGGACGGCGTGCCGACACTGGAGATCGTCAAACAGCTGGGCATCGATTTCCCGGACGTGGTCGAATTGATCGAGCAGCATAAATAG
- a CDS encoding methylenetetrahydrofolate reductase C-terminal domain-containing protein, with protein sequence MIIAEQKPLEEIKALIADAKDVLVVGCGTCVTVCFAGGEKEAGILASSLRMSTKLDGGPKAVEHVTVQRQCEWEYIDPIGERVDQVDVVVSIGCGIGVQALAERFPKAVVVPGLNTSFLGLPTEQGVWEERCAACGECILGLTGGICPIARCAKQLLNGPCGGSQNGVCEINPDTPCAWQLIYDKLKDQDRLHLLTEVQGPKNWSTSRDGGPRRITRQDLRLAAEESE encoded by the coding sequence ATGATCATCGCGGAACAAAAACCATTGGAGGAGATCAAGGCCTTGATCGCCGACGCCAAAGACGTGCTGGTCGTCGGCTGCGGCACCTGTGTGACGGTGTGCTTTGCCGGCGGCGAGAAGGAAGCCGGCATCCTGGCCAGCAGCCTGCGCATGTCGACCAAACTCGACGGTGGGCCCAAGGCCGTGGAGCACGTCACCGTGCAGCGCCAGTGCGAATGGGAGTACATCGACCCCATTGGCGAACGCGTCGATCAGGTGGACGTGGTGGTTTCGATTGGATGCGGCATCGGCGTGCAGGCACTCGCCGAACGCTTCCCCAAAGCCGTCGTCGTCCCCGGATTGAACACTTCGTTTCTGGGGCTGCCCACCGAACAGGGCGTGTGGGAGGAACGCTGCGCCGCCTGCGGCGAATGCATCCTCGGTCTGACGGGCGGTATCTGCCCCATCGCCCGCTGCGCCAAACAACTGCTCAACGGACCCTGCGGAGGCTCGCAGAACGGCGTCTGCGAGATCAACCCGGATACGCCCTGCGCCTGGCAGTTGATCTACGACAAACTAAAGGATCAGGATCGCCTGCACCTGCTGACAGAAGTACAGGGTCCCAAGAACTGGTCCACCAGCCGCGACGGCGGTCCGCGCAGAATTACCCGCCAGGATCTGCGTCTCGCAGCCGAAGAGTCTGAGTAG
- the pstC gene encoding phosphate ABC transporter permease subunit PstC, with protein sequence MQEILEQTPSQQDFRAPRFSIGLDRVDADDIARRLTGFLAWAASFLVPIIALVLLLRAWPILSAKPLKANLLGTSWQPYRGIFGFLPFIVGTMWVTILAMIITVPPSLLTAIHLAEYTPSRARALIKPLIDLLAGIPSVVYGVWGVLVLVPLVEHTVIPFCSVHLRWIPFLNSENPTGFGVLSGGLVLAVMVFPIIISVSEEVIHVVPQGLREASLALGATHWQTTKHIVLRKALPGVAAAVVLGFSRAFGETMAVMMVVGNIAQLPQSLFDAAYPLTALIANNYGEMLSVPMYDSALLAAALILLVVVLIFNILSRLVLLRLHRYQ encoded by the coding sequence ATGCAGGAGATCCTGGAACAGACTCCCTCCCAACAAGATTTTCGAGCCCCGCGCTTCTCGATCGGCCTCGACCGGGTCGACGCTGACGACATTGCAAGAAGATTGACAGGGTTTCTCGCTTGGGCCGCCAGCTTTCTCGTGCCCATCATCGCCCTCGTACTGCTGCTCAGAGCATGGCCCATCCTATCCGCCAAGCCCCTAAAAGCAAATCTTCTTGGTACGAGCTGGCAGCCTTATCGAGGGATCTTCGGGTTTCTGCCCTTCATCGTGGGCACGATGTGGGTAACGATACTGGCCATGATCATCACAGTACCTCCTTCGCTGTTGACTGCGATTCACCTCGCAGAATATACCCCCTCACGTGCGCGCGCACTCATAAAACCCCTCATCGACTTATTGGCAGGAATACCGTCCGTGGTTTATGGGGTATGGGGCGTCCTCGTGCTGGTGCCGCTCGTCGAACACACCGTAATACCTTTCTGCAGCGTACATCTACGTTGGATTCCGTTCTTGAACAGCGAAAATCCCACGGGGTTTGGAGTCTTGTCGGGCGGACTGGTGCTAGCCGTTATGGTTTTTCCCATCATCATCTCCGTCTCCGAAGAAGTGATTCACGTAGTGCCCCAAGGTCTGCGGGAGGCATCTTTGGCATTGGGAGCCACCCATTGGCAGACGACCAAGCACATCGTCCTGCGCAAGGCACTCCCCGGGGTGGCGGCTGCTGTCGTCTTGGGCTTCTCACGGGCTTTCGGCGAAACCATGGCCGTCATGATGGTGGTAGGCAACATCGCGCAGCTTCCGCAATCGCTTTTTGACGCAGCCTATCCCCTCACAGCGCTGATCGCCAACAACTATGGAGAGATGCTTTCCGTGCCCATGTACGATTCTGCGCTCCTCGCCGCGGCCTTGATCTTGTTGGTCGTCGTCTTAATCTTTAACATCCTTTCGCGTTTGGTACTGTTGCGCTTGCATCGATATCAATAG
- a CDS encoding YggS family pyridoxal phosphate-dependent enzyme has product MGTDLAGITANARNLLETIPPHVILVAAAKGRSIDEVKAVLRAGVTHIGHNYVQEAEPMVEALGDTATWHMIGHLQRNKAKIAAATFDLIETVDSVRLAKALNRHCTNCGRTMQVLVEVNIGRESSKTGVMPENVDKLVEEMSQFEHLRVLGVMTMGPRFGDPELARPYFQQAREIFYRLSNMTLPNVTMRYLSMGMSNSYEVALDEGANIVRIGTRLFGRR; this is encoded by the coding sequence ATGGGAACAGATTTAGCCGGGATAACCGCAAACGCACGCAATCTACTCGAGACGATTCCCCCGCACGTGATTCTCGTCGCCGCGGCGAAGGGTAGAAGCATCGACGAGGTCAAAGCCGTACTTCGGGCCGGCGTAACACACATCGGCCACAACTACGTTCAAGAAGCGGAACCGATGGTCGAAGCGTTGGGAGATACCGCGACGTGGCACATGATCGGCCATTTGCAGCGCAACAAGGCGAAGATTGCGGCAGCCACATTCGATTTGATCGAGACCGTCGATTCGGTTCGATTGGCGAAGGCGCTCAACCGGCACTGTACGAACTGTGGCAGGACCATGCAGGTGTTGGTGGAAGTCAACATCGGGCGCGAAAGCAGCAAAACGGGGGTGATGCCGGAGAACGTCGATAAACTCGTTGAGGAAATGTCTCAATTCGAGCACCTGCGTGTACTCGGCGTGATGACCATGGGGCCGCGCTTCGGCGATCCCGAGCTTGCCCGGCCGTACTTCCAGCAAGCCAGGGAGATTTTCTACCGCCTGTCGAATATGACGTTGCCCAATGTCACCATGCGCTACCTCTCCATGGGAATGAGCAACAGTTACGAAGTGGCGTTGGACGAAGGCGCCAATATCGTGCGTATCGGAACCAGGTTGTTTGGACGTCGTTAG
- a CDS encoding carbon monoxide dehydrogenase accessory protein CooC: MKIAITGKGGVGKTTLTSLLAYAYAEKGFQVLAIDADPAPCLADALAFPQELLEELTPIARMDDLIYERTGAQPGTTGGFFKINPRVDDIPDRFSAVHRGIRLLEMGAVELGGSGCICPESAILRALTTYILLQRNEVILLDMYAGVEHLGRATASAVDAMLIVVEPTKRSMGTAAQIKSLAEDIRLKNLYIVGSKVQGEEDEKFIEDNSPGLPVIGYLPYDPHVRQADREGTALYDLSPELAKATQAIVQALEVGRED, encoded by the coding sequence ATGAAAATCGCCATCACCGGAAAAGGCGGTGTGGGCAAGACCACACTCACTTCACTGCTGGCCTACGCTTACGCCGAAAAAGGCTTCCAGGTCCTGGCCATCGACGCCGACCCGGCGCCCTGCCTGGCCGACGCGCTGGCCTTCCCGCAGGAACTGCTGGAGGAATTGACCCCCATCGCCCGCATGGACGATCTGATCTACGAACGCACCGGCGCGCAGCCGGGCACAACCGGCGGCTTTTTCAAGATCAATCCTCGCGTGGACGACATCCCCGACCGTTTCTCGGCCGTGCATCGCGGCATACGCTTGCTCGAAATGGGCGCCGTCGAGCTGGGCGGTTCGGGCTGCATCTGCCCCGAGAGCGCTATTCTGCGTGCCTTGACCACTTACATTCTGCTGCAGCGCAACGAAGTCATACTGCTCGACATGTACGCCGGGGTCGAGCACCTCGGCCGCGCCACGGCCTCCGCCGTGGACGCCATGCTGATCGTGGTCGAGCCCACGAAGCGCAGCATGGGCACCGCGGCGCAGATCAAGTCGCTGGCCGAGGACATCCGGCTGAAGAATCTCTACATCGTGGGCAGCAAGGTCCAGGGGGAAGAAGACGAAAAGTTCATCGAGGACAACAGCCCCGGGCTGCCGGTGATCGGGTATTTACCCTACGATCCTCACGTGCGCCAGGCCGATCGCGAGGGCACGGCGCTCTACGATCTGTCACCCGAATTGGCCAAAGCCACGCAGGCCATCGTGCAGGCGCTGGAAGTAGGCCGTGAGGATTAG
- a CDS encoding phosphate ABC transporter ATP-binding protein — protein sequence MAHLRVRNLNVWYNDQHTLRNLSCEIPDRGITAILGPSGCGKTTLLKSLNRLLEETENTRITGEVFLDDKNIYHPETCVTELRTKIGFLAPKPFPLPMSIYDNVAYGPRVHSRIPGENGSKKERLDEIVERNLRAAGLWQEVHDRLRSPASHLSTGQQQRLCLARALAVQPEVLLCDEPTSALDPIAAQRIEAQLMALKEEVTIIVVTHLLRQARRLADHILVLWMGELIEHGSSAQVFSRPMDERTNAYLAGDIG from the coding sequence ATGGCTCACTTACGGGTACGAAATCTAAACGTCTGGTACAACGATCAACATACACTACGAAACCTGTCCTGCGAGATACCGGATCGCGGTATCACCGCCATTCTCGGACCTTCCGGATGCGGGAAAACCACGCTGCTCAAAAGCCTCAACCGCCTGTTGGAAGAGACAGAGAATACCCGCATCACGGGAGAAGTATTTTTAGATGACAAGAATATATATCACCCAGAAACGTGCGTAACGGAACTGCGAACCAAAATCGGATTCCTTGCCCCCAAGCCGTTTCCACTTCCCATGTCGATCTACGATAACGTCGCCTATGGTCCACGCGTACACAGCCGCATTCCCGGAGAAAACGGTTCGAAAAAAGAACGACTCGACGAAATCGTCGAACGCAATCTGCGTGCCGCCGGCCTCTGGCAGGAAGTACACGACCGGCTTCGCTCGCCGGCATCCCATCTATCCACGGGTCAACAGCAGCGTCTGTGCTTGGCGCGGGCTCTCGCCGTTCAACCGGAAGTGCTTCTGTGTGACGAACCGACGTCGGCCCTCGATCCAATTGCAGCCCAGCGAATCGAAGCTCAACTGATGGCATTGAAAGAGGAGGTGACCATCATCGTCGTAACCCATCTTCTGCGTCAGGCGCGCCGCCTTGCAGACCATATTCTCGTACTATGGATGGGCGAATTGATCGAGCACGGGTCCAGTGCGCAGGTGTTCAGCCGACCGATGGACGAGAGAACCAATGCATACCTGGCAGGGGACATCGGATAA
- a CDS encoding methylenetetrahydrofolate reductase — MTKTSSNGYKSGSRLERLLRAGEFVVTGELGPPQGADGGVIREKAALLKGVVDATNITDNQTAIVRMSSIGAGTIVVQEGLEPIIQMTCRDRNRLAIQSDLLGAYALGMRNVLCLTGDHQSFGNHPTAKNVHDLDSVQLIQMVVKMRDEGKFECGDEMKTIEPRFFVGAAANPFGDPFEYRPYRLAKKVAAGVDFIQTQLIYNIERFAEYMQKVRELGLHEKAYILAGLGPLKSPGMARYMRDQVPGLDVPDIYVDRMTEAAKGIDKADKKARTQAWREEGMKITIEQIQQMREIEGVAGVHVMAIEWEEAVKPIVEGAGLLPRPEPAK; from the coding sequence ATGACAAAAACATCGAGCAACGGTTACAAATCCGGCTCTCGCCTGGAACGCCTGCTGCGCGCCGGTGAATTCGTCGTCACCGGCGAGTTGGGCCCTCCGCAGGGCGCCGACGGCGGCGTCATCCGCGAGAAAGCCGCCCTGTTGAAGGGCGTGGTCGATGCCACCAACATCACCGACAACCAAACCGCCATCGTACGCATGTCATCGATCGGCGCCGGCACCATCGTGGTCCAGGAAGGCCTGGAACCGATCATCCAGATGACCTGCCGCGACCGCAATCGCCTGGCGATCCAATCCGACCTGCTGGGCGCCTACGCCCTGGGAATGCGCAACGTGCTCTGCCTGACCGGCGATCACCAATCCTTCGGCAATCACCCCACGGCCAAGAACGTCCACGATCTGGATTCCGTGCAGCTGATCCAGATGGTGGTGAAGATGCGCGACGAGGGCAAATTCGAATGCGGCGACGAGATGAAAACTATCGAGCCGCGCTTCTTCGTCGGAGCGGCGGCCAATCCCTTCGGCGACCCCTTCGAATACCGCCCCTACCGCCTGGCGAAGAAAGTCGCCGCCGGTGTGGATTTCATCCAGACGCAGTTGATCTACAACATCGAGCGCTTCGCCGAATACATGCAGAAAGTGCGCGAACTTGGCTTGCACGAGAAGGCGTACATCCTGGCCGGCCTGGGTCCGCTGAAATCCCCCGGCATGGCGCGCTACATGCGCGATCAGGTCCCGGGCCTGGACGTACCCGACATCTACGTCGACCGCATGACCGAAGCTGCGAAGGGCATCGACAAAGCGGACAAGAAAGCCCGCACCCAGGCCTGGCGCGAGGAGGGCATGAAGATCACCATCGAGCAGATCCAGCAGATGCGCGAGATCGAAGGCGTTGCCGGCGTGCACGTGATGGCCATCGAATGGGAAGAAGCGGTCAAGCCGATCGTCGAGGGCGCAGGCCTGCTGCCGCGTCCGGAACCGGCGAAGTAG
- a CDS encoding substrate-binding domain-containing protein, producing MKGTITISGAWALYPLMVRWSDEFQSIYPDVRIDVSAGGAGKGMSDVLAGVVDIGMVSREIYPEEIEKGAFWIPVTKDAVFLTVNAGNPVWQELRRMGLTREQLIGIYITGTITNWGQLVDRPEVTDAIHVFTRSDAAGAPATIAEYFGGLQEDLLGIGVYGDPGLLEAVIQDPLGIGYNNLNYAFDTDTGLPVLGAQVIPLDLDQNRQINEQETLDTKEQAIGAVSTGTYPSPPARELNLVTLNQPSGLTRFFLMWVLHEGQAYVGEAGYVPLLPAKLEEAIATIE from the coding sequence GTGAAGGGCACCATCACCATCTCCGGCGCCTGGGCGCTGTACCCCCTTATGGTCCGTTGGAGTGATGAGTTCCAGAGTATTTATCCGGATGTGCGCATTGACGTCTCTGCGGGCGGCGCAGGGAAAGGCATGTCGGACGTCCTCGCCGGCGTCGTAGACATCGGCATGGTTTCCCGGGAAATCTATCCCGAAGAGATTGAGAAAGGAGCATTCTGGATCCCCGTAACGAAAGATGCCGTCTTTCTCACTGTAAACGCGGGGAATCCGGTTTGGCAGGAGTTGCGCCGGATGGGATTGACTCGGGAGCAACTCATTGGAATCTACATCACTGGAACGATTACCAACTGGGGACAACTGGTAGATCGGCCCGAGGTAACCGATGCCATCCATGTTTTCACGCGGTCCGACGCCGCCGGTGCGCCGGCAACCATTGCAGAGTATTTCGGCGGTCTACAGGAGGATCTGCTGGGTATCGGCGTGTATGGGGACCCAGGACTGCTCGAAGCCGTCATTCAGGATCCACTCGGTATCGGCTACAACAATTTGAATTATGCCTTCGACACCGACACCGGGCTGCCGGTTCTCGGCGCCCAGGTGATTCCGTTGGATCTCGACCAGAACCGTCAAATCAACGAACAAGAAACGCTCGACACGAAGGAACAAGCGATAGGCGCAGTTTCTACCGGAACTTATCCTTCCCCGCCGGCGCGCGAGTTGAATCTTGTGACTTTAAACCAACCCTCAGGACTGACGCGCTTCTTCCTCATGTGGGTCTTGCACGAAGGACAAGCATACGTCGGCGAAGCAGGATACGTACCGCTACTGCCGGCTAAACTTGAAGAAGCCATCGCGACCATCGAATGA